One Vibrio neonatus genomic window carries:
- a CDS encoding Flp family type IVb pilin, with the protein MDKFISNIKSFAKDEEGLTVVEYVIGAALLVAAIGVIFTNLGTKLQNKLETAIS; encoded by the coding sequence ATGGACAAATTTATTTCAAACATTAAAAGTTTCGCGAAAGACGAAGAAGGACTAACTGTTGTTGAGTATGTAATTGGTGCTGCGTTGTTGGTTGCTGCTATAGGCGTTATTTTTACTAATTTAGGTACAAAACTACAGAATAAACTAGAAACTGCTATTTCATAA
- a CDS encoding Flp family type IVb pilin, which produces MSTQWVPTTIEFFFDEEALTVVEYVIAAALLVAVISTVFLTLQTGLTSKFNDAIDSVG; this is translated from the coding sequence ATGAGCACTCAATGGGTTCCTACTACAATCGAATTCTTTTTCGACGAAGAAGCATTAACCGTTGTAGAGTATGTCATTGCTGCAGCATTGTTGGTGGCAGTAATCTCGACTGTTTTCTTAACGTTGCAGACCGGCTTAACTAGTAAGTTTAATGATGCTATAGATAGTGTTGGATAG
- the fusA gene encoding elongation factor G: MTDLSKYRNIGIFAHVDAGKTTTTERILKLTGQIHKTGEVHDGESTTDFMEQEAERGITIQSAAVSCFWKGHRLNVIDTPGHVDFTVEVYRSLKVLDGGVGVFCGSGGVEPQSETNWRYANESEVSRLIFVNKLDRMGADFYNVVDQVKNVLGATPLVMVLPIGREDDFVGVVDLLSRKAYVWDDTGLPENYEIKDVPADMVDDVEQYREELIETAVEQDDELMMAYMDGEEPSIEDIKRCIRKGTRDLAFFPTFCGSAFKNKGVQIVLDAVVDYLPSPTEVDPQPLMDEEGNETGEHAIVSADETFKALAFKIMDDRFGALTFVRIYSGKLNKGDTIMNSFTGKTERVGRMVEMQADDRNELTSAQAGDIIAIVGMKNVQTGHTLCDPKHPVTLEPMVFPTPVISIAVSPKDKGGSEKMGIAIGKMVAEDPSFQVETDEETGETILKGMGELHLDIKVDILKRTYGVDLTVGAPQVAYRETITQAIEDSYTHKKQSGGSGQFGKIDYRIKPGEPGSGFSFKSTVVGGNVPKEFWPAVEKGFASMMENGVLAGFPTLDVEVELFDGGFHAVDSSAIAFEIAAKGAFRQSMPKAGAQLLEPIMHVDVFTPDDHVGDVIGDLNRRRGMIKDQQAGVTGVRIKADVPLSEMFGYIGHLRTITSGRGQFSMEFSHYAACPMNVAEEVIAKAKAEKDNK; the protein is encoded by the coding sequence ATGACTGATTTATCAAAATACAGAAATATTGGTATTTTCGCGCACGTTGATGCGGGTAAAACCACGACAACTGAGCGTATCCTAAAGCTTACCGGCCAGATCCATAAAACTGGTGAAGTTCATGATGGTGAATCAACTACTGACTTCATGGAACAGGAAGCTGAGCGCGGTATTACAATTCAATCAGCAGCAGTAAGCTGTTTTTGGAAAGGCCACCGCCTAAACGTTATCGATACTCCTGGACACGTTGACTTCACAGTTGAAGTTTATCGTTCTCTTAAAGTTCTTGATGGCGGCGTCGGCGTATTCTGTGGTTCTGGTGGTGTTGAGCCACAATCAGAAACTAACTGGCGTTACGCTAACGAATCAGAAGTATCTCGTCTGATCTTCGTTAACAAACTAGACCGTATGGGTGCAGACTTCTACAACGTTGTTGACCAAGTTAAAAACGTTCTAGGTGCGACTCCTCTAGTTATGGTTCTACCAATCGGCCGCGAAGATGACTTCGTGGGTGTTGTAGACCTTCTAAGCCGTAAAGCATACGTTTGGGATGACACTGGTCTTCCTGAAAACTACGAAATCAAAGATGTTCCAGCGGACATGGTTGATGACGTAGAACAATACCGTGAAGAACTAATCGAGACTGCTGTAGAGCAAGACGATGAACTAATGATGGCATACATGGATGGCGAAGAGCCTTCTATCGAAGACATCAAACGTTGTATCCGTAAAGGTACTCGTGACCTAGCGTTCTTCCCTACTTTCTGTGGTTCTGCATTTAAGAACAAGGGCGTACAAATCGTTCTTGACGCAGTAGTTGATTACCTACCTTCTCCAACAGAAGTTGATCCTCAACCTCTAATGGACGAAGAAGGCAACGAAACTGGCGAACACGCTATCGTTTCTGCAGATGAAACATTTAAAGCGCTTGCATTCAAAATTATGGATGACCGCTTCGGTGCACTAACTTTCGTTCGTATTTACTCTGGTAAATTGAACAAAGGTGACACCATCATGAACTCATTCACTGGTAAAACAGAGCGTGTTGGCCGTATGGTTGAGATGCAAGCTGATGACCGTAACGAACTAACTAGCGCACAAGCTGGTGACATCATTGCGATCGTTGGTATGAAGAATGTTCAAACTGGTCACACTCTATGTGATCCTAAGCATCCTGTTACTTTGGAGCCAATGGTATTCCCAACTCCAGTAATCTCAATTGCTGTATCTCCTAAAGATAAAGGCGGTTCTGAGAAAATGGGTATCGCAATCGGTAAAATGGTTGCAGAAGATCCATCTTTCCAAGTTGAGACTGACGAAGAGACTGGCGAAACTATCCTGAAAGGTATGGGTGAGCTTCACCTAGACATTAAAGTTGACATCCTTAAGCGTACTTACGGTGTTGACCTAACAGTTGGTGCTCCTCAGGTTGCTTACCGTGAAACTATCACTCAAGCAATTGAAGATAGCTACACGCATAAGAAACAGTCTGGTGGTTCTGGTCAGTTTGGTAAAATCGACTACCGTATCAAACCAGGTGAACCAGGTTCTGGCTTCAGCTTCAAATCAACAGTTGTTGGTGGTAACGTTCCTAAGGAATTCTGGCCTGCAGTTGAGAAAGGTTTTGCATCTATGATGGAAAACGGTGTTCTTGCTGGCTTCCCAACTCTAGACGTTGAAGTTGAACTATTCGACGGTGGCTTCCACGCAGTGGATTCATCTGCAATCGCATTTGAAATCGCAGCGAAAGGCGCATTCCGTCAATCAATGCCTAAAGCTGGTGCGCAACTGCTTGAACCTATCATGCACGTTGACGTATTTACTCCAGACGATCACGTTGGTGATGTTATCGGTGACCTTAACCGTCGTCGTGGCATGATCAAAGATCAACAAGCTGGCGTAACTGGTGTTCGTATTAAAGCTGACGTACCTCTTTCTGAGATGTTCGGCTACATCGGTCACCTACGTACAATCACTTCTGGTCGTGGTCAGTTCTCTATGGAGTTCTCACACTACGCAGCATGTCCAATGAACGTTGCTGAAGAAGTTATTGCTAAAGCTAAAGCTGAGAAAGACAACAAGTAA
- a CDS encoding AMP-binding protein, with translation MEIASGNGAQEHVYTNPPCTLPPPNELILKWAQERPDEVYLKQIIDREFVSYTYSEVADMALKFVGALKELGLKPRDKVAFISKNCVEWFITDLALMLGDFISVPIFPTAGADTIEYCLTHSESTVLIAGKLDDAAATSEVMQRLPSLITISFPYDSAPECQYKFAQLIHDAPNTQERPQHHDDKLMSIVYTSGTSGVPKGAMLTYGAFSWSVKNLVDHIGIQPGDRMFSYLPLAHITERVYIFGSSIQAGLETAFPESLDTFIEDVKMHRPTLFISVPRLWTLFQQRIQDKLPPKKLNLLLKIPILNSIIKKKIIDGLGLDQGRVLGCGSAPISPAILEWYHKVGIDITEAWGMTETFAYSTLNYPFNPSKIGSVGKVGPGIELKIADDEEILVRSKGMFSGYYKNDEATARTFNEQGWLHTGDIGSIDSEGYLTIQGRKKDTFKTAKGKFVAPVPIEKSIIEVARVEMLCLVGLGMPGPILLIVPHNFPNFDKKRYEKSIHRSIQGINETLEGHEKIKGVLLIKEPWSIENQILTPTLKIKRHILEKKYHDTGANWPKDQFVVWEE, from the coding sequence ATGGAGATAGCTTCAGGGAACGGAGCGCAGGAACACGTTTACACTAATCCACCTTGTACACTCCCCCCACCCAACGAGCTGATTTTGAAATGGGCTCAGGAACGACCAGACGAGGTTTACCTCAAACAGATCATTGATCGAGAGTTTGTCAGTTATACCTACTCTGAAGTCGCTGATATGGCGTTAAAATTTGTCGGAGCCTTAAAAGAATTAGGCTTAAAGCCTCGTGATAAAGTTGCCTTCATTTCTAAAAACTGTGTGGAATGGTTTATTACAGACCTTGCGCTCATGCTCGGTGACTTTATTAGTGTGCCTATTTTCCCTACCGCAGGGGCGGACACCATTGAATACTGCTTAACTCACAGCGAAAGTACTGTGCTGATTGCAGGTAAACTTGATGATGCAGCAGCCACTTCAGAGGTCATGCAACGTCTTCCATCCCTTATTACTATCTCTTTTCCTTACGATTCAGCACCAGAGTGTCAGTATAAGTTTGCCCAGCTGATTCATGACGCTCCAAATACGCAGGAACGGCCACAGCACCACGATGATAAGTTAATGTCCATTGTCTATACCTCTGGAACATCAGGCGTACCCAAAGGCGCTATGCTTACTTATGGGGCTTTTAGTTGGTCAGTGAAGAACCTTGTTGATCATATTGGCATACAGCCTGGTGATAGGATGTTTTCTTATTTACCACTGGCGCACATTACTGAACGAGTGTACATTTTTGGATCTTCAATTCAGGCGGGGCTTGAGACTGCCTTTCCGGAGTCTTTGGATACCTTCATTGAAGATGTCAAAATGCATCGCCCAACGTTGTTTATCTCTGTTCCTCGTTTATGGACTCTATTCCAACAGCGAATTCAAGATAAACTGCCACCGAAAAAGCTGAACTTACTATTAAAAATTCCAATTCTTAATTCCATCATTAAAAAGAAAATTATCGATGGTTTAGGATTAGATCAAGGGAGAGTCCTTGGTTGTGGTTCTGCGCCTATTAGCCCTGCAATACTTGAGTGGTATCACAAGGTTGGCATTGATATAACCGAAGCGTGGGGAATGACTGAAACATTCGCCTATAGCACCCTAAACTACCCATTTAACCCATCTAAAATTGGTTCTGTCGGTAAAGTAGGGCCAGGAATCGAGTTAAAAATTGCCGACGATGAAGAAATACTGGTTCGCAGTAAGGGGATGTTTTCAGGGTACTACAAAAATGATGAAGCGACCGCTCGTACCTTTAATGAGCAGGGTTGGCTACACACTGGCGACATAGGTTCGATAGATTCTGAAGGTTATCTCACCATTCAAGGGCGTAAAAAAGATACCTTTAAAACAGCCAAAGGAAAATTCGTTGCGCCTGTTCCTATCGAAAAATCGATTATAGAAGTTGCACGTGTCGAAATGCTTTGTTTAGTAGGATTGGGCATGCCGGGACCTATACTACTAATAGTTCCACATAACTTCCCTAACTTTGACAAAAAACGCTATGAAAAAAGTATTCATAGATCCATCCAAGGTATTAATGAAACTCTTGAAGGACATGAGAAAATCAAAGGTGTGCTACTCATAAAAGAGCCTTGGAGCATAGAGAACCAGATACTGACCCCAACCCTAAAGATCAAACGTCATATTCTAGAAAAGAAATATCATGACACTGGCGCTAATTGGCCAAAAGATCAATTCGTGGTGTGGGAGGAGTAA
- a CDS encoding type II and III secretion system protein family protein, giving the protein MKRIFAIFALIALLVPSVQATTQSGNTITIPHHKSTHVKISGKAKKVSLGDPEVLDIVMLKADELFLIGKKLGSTNLSAWDAQGRLIESLNIEVTHDLNNLKSKLYDFLPDEEIKVHSAQDKLILSGLVSSQENMNIAVKVAQTFSGGQAVNASDGDAGQAESGVINLMTIGGAQQVMLEVTVAEVQRSLVRRFDSNFRFFQQSGDFTWGLTSAGGGIGEAGGSILPIVDSVGVNDFGLLGGLVDSNTLFTFALDIAKENGVAKVLAEPNLTTLSGSEAKFLAGGEFPIPIPSDDGIGIEYKEYGVSVHFTPVVLSDKKINLELAVDVSEVATSGALSYNPGDINAAYIVPPLTKRSASSTIELADGQTIGIAGLLNENSRDVANEVPGVGDIPVLGNLFKSKQYVSGETELVILVTPRLAKPVDRDKIALPTDAFVEPTDIEFYLLGKGAYLDNERVKPKQQEQSTERVQASTASGGSEGQFGHSL; this is encoded by the coding sequence ATGAAACGGATTTTTGCAATATTTGCTTTGATTGCCTTGCTAGTACCTTCGGTTCAAGCAACCACGCAGTCGGGGAACACCATTACTATTCCTCATCACAAGTCAACTCATGTGAAGATTTCTGGAAAGGCTAAAAAAGTCTCACTAGGAGATCCCGAGGTTCTTGATATCGTGATGCTTAAAGCTGATGAGCTTTTTCTGATTGGTAAAAAATTAGGTTCTACTAATTTATCTGCCTGGGATGCTCAAGGTCGATTGATTGAGTCTTTAAATATTGAGGTTACGCATGACCTTAACAATTTAAAATCTAAGCTGTATGACTTCTTGCCCGACGAAGAAATAAAAGTTCATAGTGCTCAAGATAAATTGATACTTAGTGGTTTAGTGAGTAGCCAAGAAAATATGAATATAGCGGTGAAGGTTGCTCAAACCTTCTCTGGTGGTCAAGCTGTTAATGCTTCTGATGGTGATGCAGGACAAGCAGAGTCAGGCGTGATTAACCTTATGACTATTGGCGGAGCACAGCAGGTAATGCTAGAGGTTACGGTTGCTGAGGTGCAACGTTCATTAGTGCGTCGTTTTGATTCTAACTTTCGTTTTTTCCAACAAAGTGGCGACTTCACTTGGGGCTTAACGAGTGCGGGAGGCGGTATTGGTGAAGCTGGTGGCAGTATTTTGCCTATCGTCGACAGTGTTGGTGTGAATGATTTCGGTTTGCTGGGTGGCTTAGTTGATAGCAATACGCTGTTTACTTTTGCTTTGGATATCGCCAAAGAAAATGGCGTTGCTAAAGTGCTAGCAGAACCTAACTTAACAACCCTAAGCGGTTCTGAGGCTAAGTTTTTAGCCGGTGGTGAATTTCCAATCCCTATCCCTAGCGATGATGGTATTGGTATTGAATATAAAGAGTACGGTGTCAGTGTTCATTTCACTCCTGTTGTTCTCAGCGATAAGAAAATAAATCTAGAGTTAGCAGTGGATGTCAGTGAAGTTGCAACCTCGGGTGCTCTTTCTTATAACCCCGGCGATATTAATGCAGCTTATATCGTGCCACCTTTAACAAAACGTAGTGCGTCATCAACGATAGAGCTAGCCGATGGACAGACAATTGGTATTGCGGGCTTGCTGAATGAGAACAGTCGTGATGTAGCCAACGAAGTTCCTGGTGTTGGGGATATTCCTGTACTGGGTAATCTTTTCAAAAGTAAGCAGTACGTATCAGGTGAAACAGAGCTGGTTATTTTAGTTACTCCTCGTTTAGCAAAACCTGTGGATAGAGACAAGATTGCTCTGCCTACCGATGCGTTTGTGGAACCTACCGATATAGAGTTTTACTTACTAGGTAAGGGTGCTTATTTAGACAATGAAAGAGTAAAACCAAAACAACAGGAGCAATCAACAGAACGCGTTCAAGCCTCTACGGCAAGCGGTGGCTCAGAAGGTCAATTTGGACATTCCTTATAA
- a CDS encoding Tad domain-containing protein, translated as MQGCNINRNNQSGLVMIIFTLALTVLLGFAALAIDMNHVVLNKARVQNSVDAAALAAAVVADSGKTTQEIANAALDSVKNYSSSAGNSEIAVTQNAVFGAGGSSLSLPLSDSATILIQFSNDPTVFPSSSFQRKNASGEFNDVYVRVQVTGVALDGFFVGLFNVNKSVSASAVAGPSSSVSSSSELCNLVPMAVCAKDSSDDEFGGYSDGDYQVLKESSWKDSDFNTPGNFQLLNFTGINDVAEQLAGGYDGCLSEGSVSVSTGVKGGLVKDGLNTRFGDYQGHNMSESDYPPDIYIKQANINTDDDGNITSDFTYVDYQQDIADGNYTEESGGVPGRRLLSVPIIDCSNNIGSGNGSGSNAEFNVVSVGCFFLSKKAPSNNSQNEPQIVYGEFNSDCLVNNATFPTTPSASGAYKIQLYKDPNSSGV; from the coding sequence ATGCAAGGATGTAATATTAATAGAAATAATCAATCAGGGTTAGTCATGATTATTTTTACCCTAGCGCTCACCGTATTACTAGGGTTTGCAGCCCTTGCTATCGATATGAACCATGTGGTGTTGAATAAAGCAAGAGTACAAAATAGTGTTGATGCAGCAGCATTGGCGGCTGCAGTAGTCGCTGACTCAGGTAAGACAACTCAAGAGATCGCTAACGCTGCATTAGACTCTGTAAAAAATTACTCATCATCAGCTGGAAATTCAGAAATAGCGGTGACGCAGAATGCAGTTTTTGGTGCAGGAGGCTCATCCCTTTCTTTACCTTTGTCTGATAGTGCGACCATTCTTATTCAATTTTCTAATGATCCCACGGTTTTTCCTTCATCTAGTTTTCAAAGAAAAAATGCAAGTGGTGAGTTTAATGACGTCTATGTACGAGTTCAGGTGACAGGGGTTGCTTTAGACGGTTTCTTTGTTGGTTTGTTTAATGTTAATAAGTCGGTTTCAGCCAGTGCAGTGGCCGGTCCAAGTTCATCGGTGTCGAGTTCCTCTGAGCTTTGTAATTTAGTACCTATGGCTGTATGTGCTAAAGATAGTTCAGATGATGAGTTTGGTGGATATAGTGATGGTGATTATCAAGTATTAAAAGAATCAAGTTGGAAAGATTCGGATTTTAATACTCCAGGTAACTTTCAGCTATTAAATTTCACTGGAATAAATGATGTAGCTGAACAATTAGCGGGAGGATATGACGGTTGCCTTTCTGAAGGTAGTGTCAGTGTATCAACAGGGGTTAAAGGTGGTTTAGTAAAAGATGGGTTAAATACTCGGTTTGGCGATTATCAAGGTCATAATATGTCTGAGAGTGATTATCCACCCGATATTTATATTAAACAAGCGAATATAAACACAGATGATGATGGCAATATCACATCAGATTTTACCTATGTAGATTATCAGCAAGATATTGCAGATGGTAATTATACCGAAGAAAGCGGTGGGGTTCCTGGTCGCCGTTTGTTATCAGTACCAATTATCGATTGCTCAAACAATATCGGTAGCGGCAATGGTAGTGGTTCTAATGCTGAATTTAATGTTGTTTCAGTTGGCTGTTTTTTTCTTTCTAAGAAGGCACCAAGTAACAACAGTCAAAATGAACCGCAAATAGTATACGGCGAGTTTAATTCTGATTGTCTAGTTAATAATGCAACCTTCCCTACTACTCCAAGTGCATCGGGCGCTTATAAGATCCAACTATATAAAGATCCTAACAGTTCAGGAGTGTAG
- a CDS encoding helix-turn-helix domain-containing protein: MQSKGYWLGKSMQQLPACTAEQVKIDSNFSEFGSDISILSRKEVKVAHFYYSEEFKFLFELSLKICQNLGKKIIAIYDKEKSLANYYDTSHVTFVCSNSEYQKEAFFQSLSYDENDALTSPTLDYRMKKIEEYISVNINRDIREEEVAELSNLSINYFSRFFRKHRKVSFQDYITLKRVNIAQQLLVDSPAEKVSSVAYQAGYSDVSYFNRVFKKHTTMTPTQYRKLNI; the protein is encoded by the coding sequence ATGCAGTCAAAAGGATATTGGCTCGGGAAATCTATGCAACAGTTGCCAGCATGTACCGCTGAGCAGGTTAAAATAGATTCAAACTTCTCCGAATTTGGTTCAGACATCTCTATTCTTAGTCGAAAAGAGGTGAAAGTAGCTCATTTTTATTACTCTGAAGAATTCAAATTCTTATTCGAGTTATCACTCAAGATCTGCCAAAACCTAGGTAAGAAGATTATCGCTATTTATGATAAAGAAAAGTCATTAGCCAATTATTACGATACCTCCCATGTGACCTTTGTTTGTAGCAACTCGGAATACCAAAAGGAAGCTTTTTTTCAAAGTCTATCTTATGATGAGAATGATGCTCTCACCTCTCCAACTTTAGACTATAGGATGAAAAAGATTGAAGAATATATCTCAGTAAATATTAACAGAGATATTAGAGAAGAAGAGGTAGCTGAGCTATCTAACTTATCTATTAATTATTTTTCAAGATTTTTCAGAAAACACCGTAAGGTAAGCTTTCAAGATTATATTACGTTAAAAAGAGTGAATATTGCTCAGCAACTTCTGGTTGATTCTCCAGCCGAAAAAGTATCTTCTGTCGCTTACCAAGCAGGTTATTCTGATGTTTCTTATTTTAACCGAGTTTTTAAGAAGCACACTACCATGACTCCCACTCAATATAGAAAGTTAAATATATAA
- a CDS encoding AAA family ATPase, translating to MTIAEKKEHFCKLTPQVSAPPIISSFDELEIPQVIVENLILKHLAAYPKSDILELAKYLGIVTHLIEDILADLRKKAFVEVFQPSSTSLFSESAKSHVRYALSEQGHNKADLAFKKDAYIGPVPVSLKAYNSMVEAQDLRAQLVTRPDVERALNDVYGAERLVPVLGPAINSGRALLLYGHAGTGKSFVAARILNSLNTSVYVPHSVYAAGNIIKVFSEQHHTPVDSSHNRDVISLKSHYDKRWVLCERPNVQVGGELTMDMLEVNHTEHNRIWIAPLQMIANNGILVIDDLGRQPMPVATLLNRWIVPMEYSYDHLSLPNGQQITIPFVLTMAFSTNLDPQTIADPAFLRRLGYKIQFQPLIESDYLNLWSDLSKSKKLEILPSAVETLLNLHSLHKVGYFPCLPKDILGISLDIIQFEEIAPQVDSTILQRAWDLYFTADEQGESVL from the coding sequence ATGACGATTGCAGAAAAAAAGGAACATTTTTGTAAGCTAACCCCTCAGGTCAGTGCTCCTCCTATTATTTCATCATTTGATGAGTTAGAAATACCGCAGGTCATTGTTGAAAATCTGATACTCAAGCATCTTGCTGCCTATCCTAAGTCCGATATTTTAGAGTTGGCTAAATATCTTGGGATCGTAACTCATTTAATCGAAGATATATTGGCAGATTTAAGAAAAAAAGCATTTGTAGAAGTATTTCAACCATCTTCAACATCTCTGTTCTCTGAATCGGCGAAAAGTCATGTTAGATATGCATTATCGGAGCAAGGGCATAATAAAGCAGATTTAGCATTTAAAAAAGATGCTTATATTGGTCCTGTTCCTGTGTCTTTAAAGGCTTACAACAGCATGGTTGAAGCTCAGGACTTACGTGCGCAATTGGTGACTAGGCCTGATGTCGAGCGTGCATTAAATGATGTCTATGGTGCTGAAAGGTTAGTGCCAGTATTAGGGCCTGCTATAAACTCTGGAAGAGCTTTATTGCTTTACGGACATGCCGGTACAGGGAAAAGCTTTGTTGCGGCTAGAATACTCAATTCGCTTAATACCTCTGTATACGTTCCCCATTCTGTTTATGCAGCAGGAAATATTATAAAAGTCTTTTCTGAGCAGCATCATACCCCTGTTGATAGTAGTCATAACAGAGATGTGATCAGTTTAAAGAGTCACTACGATAAACGTTGGGTATTGTGTGAAAGACCCAATGTTCAAGTTGGTGGTGAGTTGACAATGGATATGCTGGAAGTCAACCATACTGAGCACAACCGAATTTGGATTGCCCCCTTACAGATGATTGCAAATAACGGCATTCTCGTTATTGATGATTTGGGGCGTCAACCTATGCCTGTGGCTACATTGCTCAATCGATGGATCGTGCCTATGGAATATAGCTACGATCATTTATCTCTGCCAAATGGTCAGCAAATTACTATCCCATTTGTATTAACAATGGCATTTTCCACTAATTTAGACCCACAAACGATTGCCGATCCTGCTTTTTTAAGACGCTTAGGCTATAAAATTCAGTTTCAACCACTTATTGAAAGCGATTATTTAAATTTATGGTCGGATCTGTCAAAAAGTAAGAAATTAGAAATATTGCCAAGTGCCGTAGAGACCTTATTAAACCTGCATAGCTTACATAAAGTCGGTTATTTTCCTTGTCTTCCAAAAGATATATTGGGAATCAGTCTAGATATTATTCAGTTTGAAGAAATTGCACCTCAGGTAGACTCGACTATATTACAAAGGGCATGGGATCTTTATTTCACTGCTGACGAACAGGGAGAATCAGTATTATGA
- the cpaB gene encoding Flp pilus assembly protein CpaB: MSKGTVIFLLILSVVFGLGAVMVAKQWMEGQTKPQVKVETVERRPTVIAAVDIPEGTVIEEKHLTKKQLESAWQNANQVQNYSELVGMVAKSPVFEGELIHKSHFGGPNEGASLAVLIPENKRAVTIRVNDVVGVAGFLLPGNKVDILNTVNNRTKTVLKNIKVLAVDQTAKTSENKPIIVRAVTLEVTPREAEKLLSENSRGAIQLALRNPQAIDPPVRRYVAPPSVTIIKGTTQSNVRVNN, encoded by the coding sequence ATGAGTAAAGGAACGGTAATATTTTTATTAATTCTGTCAGTAGTATTTGGCCTTGGGGCCGTCATGGTCGCTAAGCAGTGGATGGAAGGTCAAACCAAGCCTCAGGTTAAAGTGGAGACGGTAGAAAGACGTCCTACAGTTATCGCTGCGGTAGATATTCCTGAAGGCACTGTCATTGAAGAAAAGCATCTCACTAAGAAGCAACTTGAATCGGCATGGCAAAATGCGAATCAAGTACAGAATTATTCTGAGTTAGTGGGAATGGTTGCCAAATCACCAGTATTTGAAGGCGAGTTGATACACAAGTCGCACTTTGGTGGCCCTAACGAAGGTGCCAGTTTGGCGGTATTGATTCCTGAGAATAAACGCGCAGTAACAATACGTGTTAATGACGTTGTGGGTGTTGCAGGTTTTCTACTTCCTGGAAATAAAGTCGATATTTTAAATACCGTTAATAATCGCACTAAAACGGTTCTTAAAAATATTAAGGTGCTTGCGGTCGATCAGACAGCTAAAACCAGTGAGAACAAACCTATTATTGTGCGCGCAGTGACTTTAGAAGTGACTCCTCGTGAAGCAGAAAAACTGTTATCGGAAAACAGTAGAGGTGCGATACAGCTAGCGCTTCGTAACCCTCAAGCTATAGATCCACCAGTTAGGCGGTACGTTGCTCCTCCAAGCGTCACTATTATCAAAGGCACAACCCAATCTAACGTTCGCGTAAATAATTGA
- a CDS encoding prepilin peptidase, producing the protein MPIYIFFWSLLFLIAIVDLKENKIPNVLLILLFTFQVLTLYTTQISILNFILGGVVLFSGAFALFYIRAMSPGDVKLLGVVGFCVGFDSLGTCVFWIILASGLVGGLFVLYNFSFLGINNPMILINEPKLYTRVNSNVGNTNPWRYGDKLTMPFAPSVMIGLALFYYFN; encoded by the coding sequence ATGCCTATATATATTTTTTTTTGGTCACTACTTTTTCTTATTGCAATAGTTGATTTGAAAGAGAATAAGATACCTAATGTGTTATTAATTCTATTATTTACCTTTCAGGTGCTGACCCTATATACGACTCAAATATCAATACTTAATTTCATATTAGGTGGGGTTGTTCTATTTAGTGGTGCGTTTGCTTTATTTTACATACGTGCTATGTCGCCTGGGGATGTTAAGTTGCTAGGGGTGGTTGGTTTCTGTGTAGGATTTGATAGCTTAGGTACTTGCGTATTTTGGATAATACTTGCATCAGGTTTAGTTGGTGGGTTATTTGTCCTGTATAACTTTAGTTTTCTAGGTATTAATAATCCTATGATTTTGATTAATGAACCAAAGTTATACACAAGAGTTAATAGTAATGTAGGAAATACAAATCCATGGCGCTATGGAGATAAATTAACAATGCCATTTGCTCCATCAGTAATGATAGGGCTGGCGTTGTTCTACTATTTTAATTAA